One Euphorbia lathyris chromosome 1, ddEupLath1.1, whole genome shotgun sequence DNA segment encodes these proteins:
- the LOC136218611 gene encoding uncharacterized protein, whose translation MSSDNSEEFLGQGQRMVEMMEEDDLEDLNIIEQHVQQSEPRRRKYVRRDREEAAERLFSDYFSPNSVYSEDQFCRRFQMNKNLFLRIATDLGNHTTYFQQRVDAAKRKGLTPLQKCTAALRILAYGSPADALDEYIKISECTALECVEIFCRAVIEVYGPVYMRRPNNADVQRLVQMHEEHHGFPGMLGSLDCMHWEWKNCPVAWKGQYTRGDHGCPTIMLEAVASVDLWIWHAYFGVAGANNDLNVLNRSTLFKETLAGRAPSIQFNVNNHTN comes from the coding sequence ATGTCTTCCGATAATAGCGAAGAATTTTTGGGACAAGGCCAAAGGATGGTGGAAATGATGGAGGAAGATGATCTAGAGGATCTCAATATAATTGAACAACATGTCCAGCAATCAGAACCTCGGCGGAGGAAATATGTGAGACGTGATCGTGAAGAAGCTGCAGAACGACTTTTCAGTGACTACTTTTCTCCTAATTCAGTTTATTCGGAGGACCAGTTTTGTagaaggtttcaaatgaataaaaatttgTTTCTACGTATAGCGACAGACCTGGGAAATCACACAACATATTTCCAACAAAGGGTTGATGCCGCAAAAAGGAAGGGACTTACTCCGCTACAGAAATGCACTGCGGCTCTGCGTATACTTGCATATGGCTCTCCCGCCGATGCCCTCGATGAGTATATCAAAATTAGCGAGTGTACGGCTTTAGAATGTGTTGAAATTTTTTGTCGTGCTGTTATCGAAGTGTATGGACCTGTGTATATGAGGAGGCCAAATAATGCCGACGTTCAGCGCTTGGTTCAGATGCACGAGGAACACCATGGATTTCCTGGGATGCTTGGAAGTCTTGATTGCATGCACTGGGAGTGGAAAAATTGTCCAGTTGCATGGAAAGGGCAATACACTCGTGGAGATCATGGGTGTCCAACAATCATGCTTGAAGCAGTCGCTTCTGTGGATTTGTGGATATGGCATGCATATTTTGGTGTTGCTGGTGCGAATAATGACCTCAATGTTTTGAACAGGTCAACTTTGTTCAAGGAGACACTAGCCGGAAGAGCTCCATCAATACAGTTCAATGTTAACAATCACACAAATTGA